Sequence from the Deltaproteobacteria bacterium genome:
GAGCTGGTGGCACTGCGAGTGCGCGAAAAGGGAGTGGAGTTCATGTGCCAGGTGGCTGCGGAGGTGCCCGACGCACTCAGCGGCGACGGCGATCGCTTGCGCCAGATCCTGACCAATCTTGCCGACAGCGCCGTCAAAGTCAGCCGCGGCGGTGACGTGGTTATGCGGGTCGAGCTCGAATCCCAAACCGATGCCGCCGCCACACTCCATTTCTCCGTCAGCCAAAGCGGCGGCGACCTCGTCGCCGAGCACCAGCAGGTGCTGTTCGACACGGTCGAGCCGGCGAACTCGGCCACGGGGGCTGCGGCCGGCAACGAGATCGGCGTGGTCATCGCCGCCAAGCTGGTGGCGATCATGGGCGGACAGCTGTGGGCCGCGCGCCGGCCCCGAGGCGACAGCGCGGTGCATTTCACCGCTTGCTTCGGCCGCGCCACCGCACCGGCCGCCAGCCCCGCGGCGGTGGAGGCGCTGCGTGATCTGCCGGTATTGGTGGTCGATGACAACGCCGCCAACGGCCGCTTGCTAGAAGAAATGCTCGGCAGTTGGGGCCTGCGCCCGAGCGTGGTCAACGGCGGCTGGGCGGCGCTGGCCGCCATGGCGCAAGCGGTGGCCGCGGGCGAACCCTTCCCGCTGGTGGTGGTCGATGCGCAAATGCCCGAGATGGACGGCTTCGCTCTGATGGAGGAGATCAAGAAGCGGCGCCGCTTGGCCGGGGCGACCGTGATGCTGCTGCCGGTCGCCGCCTCGCCCGAGGAGCGCGCCCGCGGCCGCGAGTCGGGGGCCGGTGACTTCGTGATCAAACCGGTTCAGCCGGCTGAGCTGCGGGCGGCGGTACTCGCTGCGCTGGCGGGGCACGAGCGCGCGGTGCGCCGGCGGCCGGTGCGGCCGGCCCCCGAGCTGCAGCCCGAGCAACGGCCGTTGCGCGTACTGCTCGCAGAGGACAACTTGGTGAACCAGCACCTCACCGTGCGGCTGCTCGAAAAACGCGGCCACCACGTCGTCGCCGTCAGCAACGGCCGCGCCGCCCTTGCTGCGGTCGAGCGGGAAGCCTTCGATCTTGTCCTGATGGACGTGCAGATGCCCGAGATGGACGGGCTGCAAGCCACCGCCGCGATCCGCGCCGGAGAACGCACCACCGGCGCTCACCTGCCCATAGTCGCGCTCACCGCGCGGGCCATGAAGGGCGACAACGAACGCTGCCTGGCGGCGGGCATGGACGCCTACGTCAGCAAACCGCTCCAAGCACACAAGTTGTTTGCAACCATCCGCAGTGTC
This genomic interval carries:
- a CDS encoding response regulator, whose translation is MATPLRLLLVEDSEDDCTLLLHQLREAGYQVTCTRVETAAALHAALATGSWDIVITDYSLPQFSGPAALQLVQESGRDLPVIVVSGAIGEEIAVAMMKAGAHDFARKGHLTRLGAAIERELQAAQQRRERRRAEEALRHNEAQFRSLIEHALDLISILTLDGTVRFASPSYEAVLGYAPAAIEGGNLFDQVHPDDLPATRQAFAQLLAHPGDTITTEVRLRHRDGSWRTLESLATNLLADPVVAGIVVNARDISERKRAEQASHQAKLAAEAASRAKSEFVAEVSHQIRTPMSGIMGAAELVLASQLSADQRECVELIKTSAEQLLTVVNDMLDVAKVEAGKLDLVTGDFSLQAVVHAAIELVALRVREKGVEFMCQVAAEVPDALSGDGDRLRQILTNLADSAVKVSRGGDVVMRVELESQTDAAATLHFSVSQSGGDLVAEHQQVLFDTVEPANSATGAAAGNEIGVVIAAKLVAIMGGQLWAARRPRGDSAVHFTACFGRATAPAASPAAVEALRDLPVLVVDDNAANGRLLEEMLGSWGLRPSVVNGGWAALAAMAQAVAAGEPFPLVVVDAQMPEMDGFALMEEIKKRRRLAGATVMLLPVAASPEERARGRESGAGDFVIKPVQPAELRAAVLAALAGHERAVRRRPVRPAPELQPEQRPLRVLLAEDNLVNQHLTVRLLEKRGHHVVAVSNGRAALAAVEREAFDLVLMDVQMPEMDGLQATAAIRAGERTTGAHLPIVALTARAMKGDNERCLAAGMDAYVSKPLQAHKLFATIRSVLADEAKYRKPASGTLPAS